A stretch of the Mycobacterium sp. ITM-2016-00317 genome encodes the following:
- a CDS encoding SRPBCC family protein, whose amino-acid sequence MTDEFMRAARTIDAPPETVFDVLADPTTHQAIDGTGWVRESLDGKRLTEAGQVFRMAMYHQNYGGMHYEMANRVEVFQPPRAIGWLPGQGDDDAKLDFGGWTWRYDLAPVGHEQTEVTLTYDWSGVPPTIREEIEFPPFDREHLDNSLEHLSALARERA is encoded by the coding sequence ATGACTGACGAATTCATGCGCGCGGCGCGCACCATCGACGCACCCCCCGAAACCGTGTTCGACGTGCTGGCCGACCCGACCACCCACCAGGCCATCGACGGCACCGGCTGGGTGCGGGAGTCCCTCGACGGCAAGCGGCTGACCGAGGCCGGACAGGTCTTCCGAATGGCCATGTACCACCAGAACTATGGCGGCATGCACTACGAGATGGCCAACCGGGTCGAGGTGTTCCAGCCACCCCGGGCGATCGGCTGGCTACCGGGCCAGGGAGACGACGACGCCAAACTCGACTTCGGCGGCTGGACGTGGCGCTACGACCTTGCACCGGTGGGCCACGAACAGACCGAGGTCACCCTGACATACGACTGGTCGGGGGTGCCGCCGACGATCCGCGAAGAGATCGAGTTCCCGCCTTTTGACCGCGAGCACCTCGACAACTCGCTCGAGCACCTCTCCGCGCTGGCCCGGGAACGAGCGTAG
- a CDS encoding class I SAM-dependent methyltransferase: MTHAFDAPRDALSYADRVARIVPMYRDVHRLAAILMAEHAPTDARILVLGAGGGLETKSFADAQPGWTFDAVDPAAAMLDLAAETLAPHSSRVRFHHGYIDDAPPGPFAAATSLLTLHFLEPDERLRTAAAVRQRLSPGAPFVVVHASIPQRDAAERALWMHRHRAGAVASGIDPADADKMITAVNDEVPVLTPAQDRAILEQAGFTEVTEFFTAFIFRGWVGYA; the protein is encoded by the coding sequence ATGACCCACGCATTCGATGCTCCGCGAGATGCCTTGTCCTACGCCGATCGCGTCGCCCGTATTGTGCCGATGTATCGGGACGTGCATCGCCTGGCGGCGATCTTGATGGCCGAACACGCGCCGACCGACGCCCGGATCCTGGTGCTCGGGGCAGGAGGCGGGCTGGAGACAAAGTCCTTCGCCGACGCCCAGCCTGGCTGGACCTTCGATGCCGTCGACCCTGCGGCCGCCATGCTCGACCTGGCGGCCGAGACGCTTGCGCCGCACTCCTCTCGGGTGCGGTTCCACCACGGTTACATCGACGACGCCCCGCCGGGGCCGTTCGCTGCCGCGACCAGCCTGCTCACCCTGCACTTTCTCGAACCGGACGAACGGCTCCGTACCGCGGCCGCGGTGCGGCAACGACTGTCGCCCGGGGCCCCGTTCGTCGTCGTGCACGCGAGCATCCCGCAGCGGGACGCCGCCGAGCGGGCGCTGTGGATGCACCGGCATCGGGCAGGCGCCGTCGCGTCGGGCATCGACCCCGCCGATGCGGACAAGATGATCACCGCCGTGAACGATGAGGTGCCGGTGCTGACACCGGCGCAGGACCGCGCCATCCTGGAGCAGGCCGGCTTCACCGAGGTGACCGAGTTCTTCACCGCGTTCATCTTCCGTGGTTGGGTGGGGTACGCCTGA